A window of Deltaproteobacteria bacterium contains these coding sequences:
- the infA gene encoding translation initiation factor IF-1 — MAKADTIETEGTVIEPLPNAMFRVALANGHKLLCHISGKMRMHFIKILPGDKVTVELSPYDLTRGRITYRAK; from the coding sequence ATGGCTAAGGCCGATACGATCGAAACCGAGGGCACTGTGATTGAGCCATTACCAAATGCAATGTTTCGCGTTGCGTTAGCTAATGGTCATAAACTGTTATGTCACATTTCCGGTAAAATGCGTATGCATTTCATAAAAATATTACCTGGAGATAAGGTTACGGTTGAGTTGTCTCCATACGACCTAACAAGAGGTCGGATCACCTATCGAGCAAAGTGA
- the rpmJ gene encoding 50S ribosomal protein L36 yields MKVRASVRKICAKCKVIRRKGLVRIICTNPRHKQRQG; encoded by the coding sequence ATGAAGGTTCGAGCATCAGTTCGTAAAATTTGTGCAAAATGCAAAGTTATTCGACGTAAAGGTTTAGTACGAATTATTTGTACCAACCCTCGTCATAAACAACGTCAAGGCTAG
- the rpsM gene encoding 30S ribosomal protein S13 has product MARISGVDLPRNKRVEIALTYIFGVGRKLAKDIIQAAGVDPVTRTDNLTEGEVAKLREIIERNYKVEGDLRREISMNINRLMDLGCYRGLRHRKGLPVRGQRTHTNSRTRKGPKRMVHRGGSTATAR; this is encoded by the coding sequence ATGGCGCGCATAAGCGGTGTCGACTTACCGCGTAACAAGAGAGTTGAAATCGCCCTGACGTACATATTCGGGGTTGGAAGAAAACTCGCAAAAGACATCATTCAAGCTGCTGGTGTTGATCCGGTAACTCGTACAGACAATCTTACCGAAGGTGAGGTTGCAAAACTGCGTGAGATTATTGAGCGTAATTACAAGGTTGAAGGCGATTTACGTCGTGAAATATCGATGAATATCAATCGTCTTATGGACCTTGGTTGTTATCGCGGATTGAGACATCGCAAAGGTTTACCGGTTCGTGGGCAAAGAACTCATACGAATTCTAGAACCCGAAAAGGGCCAAAACGCATGGTACATCGTGGTGGCTCAACTGCAACTGCAAGATGA
- the rpsK gene encoding 30S ribosomal protein S11, with protein sequence MATASGRTAKKVKKNIPTGMAFIQATFNNTMVTITDSQGNVLSWCSAGAKGFRGSRKSTPFAAQIAAQDAAEKAAEHGVRSVGVLVRGPGAGREAAVRALQSAGMNITMIRDITPVPHNGCRPPKKRRV encoded by the coding sequence ATGGCAACAGCTTCGGGCAGAACTGCCAAGAAGGTTAAGAAAAACATACCAACAGGTATGGCTTTTATTCAGGCAACTTTTAACAATACTATGGTTACCATTACTGATTCACAAGGTAATGTGCTTTCATGGTGTAGTGCTGGCGCAAAGGGTTTTCGTGGTTCACGAAAGTCAACCCCATTTGCCGCACAAATTGCTGCACAAGATGCAGCTGAGAAAGCTGCCGAGCATGGTGTAAGATCCGTTGGTGTACTTGTTAGGGGGCCTGGTGCTGGCCGAGAGGCAGCAGTTAGAGCTCTGCAATCAGCCGGTATGAATATTACCATGATACGTGATATTACACCGGTGCCACATAATGGTTGTCGTCCTCCAAAGAAACGGCGCGTTTGA
- the rpsD gene encoding 30S ribosomal protein S4: MARYTDSACRLCRRENLKLFLKGERCYTEKCAVERRPYPPGQQGQGRHKFSEYGIQLREKQKVRRIYGILERQFQHYYEKAARKKGITGEQLLQILESRLDNVVYRLGFAASRTEARLLVRHGHVTVNGHRVTVPAYEVTTGTTITVREASRQIGRVAEALANVEKRGVPDWLELDAKNFSGSVKAMPAREHITMPIQEQLIVELYSK, translated from the coding sequence ATGGCTCGATACACTGATTCAGCGTGCCGACTTTGTCGGCGTGAAAATTTGAAGCTCTTCTTAAAAGGAGAGCGTTGTTACACCGAAAAGTGTGCGGTTGAAAGGCGACCTTATCCTCCTGGTCAACAAGGTCAGGGTCGCCATAAATTTTCTGAATATGGTATTCAGTTGCGTGAAAAGCAAAAAGTTCGCCGTATTTATGGAATTCTCGAACGCCAATTCCAGCATTATTACGAAAAGGCGGCGAGAAAGAAAGGAATCACCGGCGAGCAACTGTTGCAAATATTAGAAAGTCGTCTTGATAATGTTGTTTATCGTTTAGGTTTTGCCGCTTCTCGTACTGAAGCACGTCTGTTAGTGCGTCATGGTCACGTAACCGTGAATGGTCATCGGGTTACTGTGCCAGCTTATGAGGTTACTACTGGGACAACCATTACTGTACGTGAAGCTTCAAGACAGATTGGCCGCGTAGCTGAAGCATTAGCTAATGTTGAAAAGCGTGGTGTACCAGATTGGTTAGAACTCGACGCAAAGAATTTTTCTGGCAGCGTTAAGGCTATGCCTGCTCGTGAGCACATTACGATGCCGATACAAGAGCAGCTTATTGTCGAGCTCTATTCGAAATAA